The Streptomyces sp. NBC_01268 genome window below encodes:
- a CDS encoding molybdopterin cofactor-binding domain-containing protein, whose product MTAQDRAAQHEQEAAPPRGIGRRRFLGYVLAAPTLTVAAQVGVDVLAPTPAAAAVPGVVPSLPGPADIYDLNDMLTHAALPTANLITIRVDPDGTAHFALPRAEVGQGITTSTAMIIAEELDLPVERVRVTLADARPELLFNQLTGGSNTTISTFTPIRVAAAVARGRLLRAAALELGEVVGTLTAKAGVITSTAGVSLSYGDLAVKAAALTDTQVSVTLKDPEEFRVIGTGRGRVDALEAVTGRKKFAMDVQVPGALPTMVCRPPTINGTVRSVDNLAEVKALPGITDVVTVSTGVAVRGRTFGQCIDAVRALKVTWGPGTAEGASDATVLQELRRAELPLVVPPLDLLTKSVDARFTFAFASNGALETNCAVADVRPGSAEIWASLKSPIVAQEKIALQLGLPLGAVTVHVTEGGGSFGRKLFHDAAGEAAEISRKMGKPVRLMWHRTDDFRQGRTHPMATSRVRATYALGEVLTYEQRHTSVATDFGHGIGEIITSEVAQLPVANLAFSETMFQLTQASPYHLGLTTQLLNEVDTGFNTGSMRNIYSPNVRCAQELVLDELAKRMGQDALALRRRLLKDERARAVLDKVAEVGGWGRRMEPGTAQGIAVHPEYHAFVAVLAEIDCRPATTGRKVRDAYTGPRVTKVVCAVDVGLAVNPRGLEAQMMGGIIDGIALTLTSGLHLKDGHFQESSWDNYYYTRQWNTPPELEIIVMPPTGDKPGGAGELAVGAAAAAVACAYGRATGTMPTSFPVNHAEPLPFTPLPTVPPIPASPTDGRTRAL is encoded by the coding sequence ATGACAGCGCAGGACCGCGCCGCACAGCACGAGCAGGAGGCCGCGCCGCCCCGCGGCATCGGCCGGCGCCGATTCCTCGGGTACGTACTGGCGGCGCCGACCCTCACCGTCGCCGCCCAGGTCGGCGTGGACGTCCTCGCGCCCACGCCCGCCGCCGCCGCGGTCCCGGGCGTCGTGCCGTCCCTCCCCGGGCCGGCGGACATCTACGACCTGAACGACATGCTCACGCACGCCGCCCTGCCGACGGCGAACCTCATCACCATCCGGGTCGACCCCGACGGCACCGCCCACTTCGCACTGCCCCGCGCCGAGGTCGGCCAGGGCATCACCACCTCCACCGCGATGATCATCGCCGAGGAGCTCGACCTGCCCGTGGAACGGGTCCGGGTCACCCTCGCCGACGCCCGCCCCGAGCTGCTCTTCAACCAGCTCACCGGTGGCTCCAACACCACCATCTCGACCTTCACCCCGATCCGCGTGGCCGCCGCCGTCGCCCGCGGCCGGCTGCTGCGCGCCGCCGCGCTCGAACTCGGCGAGGTCGTCGGCACGCTCACCGCCAAGGCGGGCGTCATCACCTCCACCGCCGGAGTGAGCCTCAGCTACGGCGACCTCGCCGTGAAGGCCGCCGCGCTCACCGACACGCAGGTCTCCGTCACCCTCAAGGACCCGGAGGAGTTCCGCGTCATCGGCACCGGACGGGGGCGCGTCGACGCGCTCGAAGCCGTCACCGGGCGCAAGAAGTTCGCGATGGACGTCCAGGTGCCCGGGGCACTGCCCACGATGGTCTGCCGCCCGCCGACGATCAACGGCACCGTGCGCTCGGTGGACAACCTCGCCGAGGTGAAGGCCCTGCCCGGCATCACCGACGTCGTCACCGTCTCCACCGGCGTCGCCGTCCGGGGCCGCACCTTCGGCCAGTGCATCGACGCGGTCCGCGCCCTGAAGGTCACCTGGGGGCCCGGCACCGCCGAGGGAGCCTCCGACGCCACCGTCCTCCAGGAACTCCGCCGGGCCGAACTGCCCCTCGTCGTACCGCCGCTGGACCTGCTCACCAAGTCGGTCGACGCCCGCTTCACCTTCGCCTTCGCCAGCAACGGCGCCCTGGAGACGAACTGCGCCGTCGCCGACGTGCGCCCCGGCTCCGCCGAGATCTGGGCGAGCCTGAAGTCGCCGATCGTCGCCCAGGAGAAGATCGCCCTCCAGCTCGGCCTGCCCCTCGGCGCCGTCACCGTCCACGTCACCGAGGGCGGCGGCTCGTTCGGACGCAAGCTGTTCCACGACGCGGCCGGAGAGGCGGCCGAGATCTCCCGGAAGATGGGCAAGCCCGTCCGACTCATGTGGCACCGCACGGACGACTTCCGGCAGGGGCGTACCCACCCGATGGCCACGTCCCGGGTGCGCGCCACGTACGCGCTGGGCGAGGTCCTCACGTACGAGCAGCGGCACACCTCCGTCGCGACCGACTTCGGGCACGGCATCGGCGAGATCATCACCTCCGAGGTCGCCCAGCTCCCCGTCGCGAACCTGGCGTTCTCCGAGACGATGTTCCAGCTCACCCAGGCGAGCCCGTACCACCTCGGCCTCACCACCCAGCTCCTCAACGAGGTCGACACCGGCTTCAACACCGGCTCCATGCGCAACATCTACTCGCCGAACGTGCGCTGCGCGCAGGAGCTCGTCCTCGACGAGCTCGCCAAGCGGATGGGGCAGGACGCCCTCGCGCTGCGCCGCCGCCTCCTGAAGGACGAGCGGGCGCGCGCCGTGCTCGACAAGGTCGCCGAGGTCGGCGGCTGGGGCCGGCGGATGGAGCCCGGCACCGCGCAGGGCATCGCCGTCCACCCCGAGTACCACGCCTTCGTCGCCGTGCTCGCCGAGATCGACTGCCGCCCCGCCACCACCGGACGGAAGGTGCGCGACGCCTACACGGGCCCGCGCGTCACCAAGGTCGTGTGCGCCGTCGACGTCGGCCTCGCCGTCAACCCGCGCGGCCTGGAGGCCCAGATGATGGGCGGCATCATCGACGGCATCGCCCTCACGCTCACCTCCGGCCTCCACCTGAAGGACGGGCACTTCCAGGAGAGCAGCTGGGACAACTACTACTACACCCGGCAGTGGAACACCCCGCCCGAGCTGGAGATCATCGTCATGCCGCCGACGGGCGACAAGCCCGGCGGCGCCGGCGAGCTGGCCGTCGGAGCGGCCGCGGCCGCCGTCGCCTGCGCCTACGGCCGGGCCACCGGCACGATGCCGACCAGCTTCCCGGTCAACCACGCCGAGCCGCTGCCGTTCACGCCGCTGCCGACCGTCCCGCCCATCCCCGCCTCCCCCACCGACGGCCGCACCCGCGCCCTCTGA
- a CDS encoding GntR family transcriptional regulator translates to MTGAEPGPGARPGAGSRKGGSGGAGAAAPSGGWLRDQVCEGLRDRIIAGRLKPGDRLVERDVAEDFGVSRVPVREAIRILIGEGFLRTVSQRRIVVREMTPQDVENLFDMREALEVLAVRRASERRTLTELDALARLLARARAATDSGGPEDLSRANAAFHAEIVRMSRNDLLVTALESLEGRLRWLFRQVDDPGPLWEEHRLLYEAIAAADADAAAAYALHHVRHYREVAVRRLFGR, encoded by the coding sequence ATGACCGGGGCGGAACCGGGGCCGGGGGCGCGGCCGGGCGCGGGCTCGCGGAAGGGCGGCTCGGGCGGCGCCGGCGCGGCCGCCCCCTCAGGGGGCTGGCTCCGCGACCAGGTCTGTGAGGGACTGCGCGACCGCATCATCGCCGGCCGGCTCAAGCCGGGCGACCGGCTCGTCGAACGCGACGTGGCCGAGGACTTCGGCGTCTCACGGGTCCCGGTGCGGGAGGCGATCCGCATCCTCATCGGCGAGGGCTTCCTGCGGACCGTCTCGCAACGCCGGATCGTGGTCCGCGAGATGACCCCGCAGGACGTCGAGAACCTCTTCGACATGCGCGAGGCGCTGGAGGTCCTGGCCGTCCGCCGCGCCTCCGAACGTCGCACCCTCACCGAGCTCGACGCCCTCGCCAGACTGCTCGCGCGGGCCCGCGCCGCCACCGACTCCGGGGGCCCCGAGGACCTGTCGCGCGCGAACGCCGCCTTCCACGCCGAGATCGTGCGCATGTCGCGCAACGACCTGCTCGTCACCGCGCTGGAGTCCCTGGAGGGCCGACTGCGCTGGTTGTTCCGGCAGGTGGACGACCCGGGACCGCTGTGGGAGGAGCACCGCCTGCTGTACGAGGCGATCGCCGCGGCGGACGCGGACGCCGCGGCCGCGTACGCGCTGCACCACGTGCGCCACTACCGCGAGGTGGCGGTGCGCCGCCTCTTCGGACGCTGA
- a CDS encoding acyltransferase family protein, giving the protein MPERTRRTGASLRAVVDRVEAATPPGRDRALDALRAFAILGVVLGHWLVTALVSDSGTLRAESPLGHLPEFTPVSWVFQTLAVFFLVGGHVAARGHAAARAHGESHGSWISARLRRLFRPVVPLLGVWTVASGVMLACGVPWQTLHTLGKLVLSPLWFLLVLAALTAATPLVARIHPLWPLAVVLHVDLVRFGFDGPEALGWLNLPAGWLVPYCLGSLLARRGPLTGGAAWGLLLGGAAATGLLVAFAGYPGSMVGVPGAPVSNLNPPTLAAVTFGLAQSGGAVLLLGPLRRALRRPAAWAAVALLNLCAMTVFLWHQTAMIAVTAGGLLTGGLLGHGPLTGLHTVPDGYAWVLARLGWLPLFVGALLICGAAFHAYERATRRPGRPRRAPRTVRTSHPSPPLGSSPPRGSSRAIRVPRPAGPAEQRSGVRTESRRA; this is encoded by the coding sequence ATGCCTGAGCGCACCCGCCGGACCGGCGCCTCGCTCCGCGCCGTCGTCGACCGCGTCGAAGCCGCCACCCCGCCCGGGCGTGACCGCGCCCTCGACGCGCTCCGCGCCTTCGCCATCCTCGGGGTGGTCCTCGGACACTGGCTCGTCACCGCCCTCGTCAGCGACAGCGGCACCCTGCGTGCCGAGAGCCCGCTCGGGCACCTCCCCGAATTCACCCCCGTCTCCTGGGTGTTCCAGACCCTCGCGGTCTTCTTCCTCGTCGGCGGACACGTCGCGGCGCGCGGTCACGCCGCCGCCCGGGCCCACGGCGAGAGCCACGGGAGCTGGATCTCCGCCCGACTGCGCCGCCTGTTCCGGCCGGTCGTCCCGCTGCTCGGCGTCTGGACGGTCGCGAGCGGCGTCATGCTGGCCTGCGGGGTGCCCTGGCAGACCCTCCACACGCTCGGCAAGCTGGTGCTCTCCCCGCTGTGGTTCCTGTTGGTCCTCGCCGCGCTCACCGCCGCCACCCCGCTCGTCGCCCGGATCCACCCGCTGTGGCCGCTCGCCGTCGTCCTCCACGTCGACCTGGTCCGCTTCGGGTTCGACGGACCCGAAGCCCTCGGCTGGCTCAACCTGCCGGCGGGCTGGCTCGTCCCGTACTGCCTCGGCAGCCTCCTCGCCCGCCGCGGCCCGCTGACCGGCGGCGCGGCCTGGGGCCTGCTGCTGGGCGGCGCCGCCGCCACCGGACTGCTCGTCGCCTTCGCGGGCTACCCCGGCTCCATGGTCGGCGTGCCCGGCGCCCCCGTCTCGAACCTCAACCCGCCCACGCTCGCCGCCGTCACCTTCGGCCTGGCCCAGTCCGGCGGCGCCGTGCTGCTCCTCGGCCCGCTCCGCCGCGCCCTGCGCCGGCCCGCCGCCTGGGCGGCCGTCGCCCTGCTCAACCTGTGCGCCATGACCGTCTTCCTCTGGCACCAGACCGCGATGATCGCCGTCACCGCCGGTGGACTCCTCACCGGCGGCCTCCTCGGCCACGGGCCGCTGACCGGCCTCCACACCGTCCCCGACGGCTACGCCTGGGTCCTCGCCCGCCTCGGCTGGCTCCCCCTCTTCGTGGGCGCCCTGCTGATCTGCGGCGCCGCGTTCCACGCGTACGAGCGGGCCACGCGGCGGCCGGGACGTCCGCGCCGCGCGCCGCGCACGGTACGCACGAGCCACCCGTCCCCACCGCTCGGATCCTCCCCGCCGCGCGGATCGTCCCGAGCGATCCGAGTGCCCCGGCCGGCCGGTCCGGCCGAGCAGCGGTCCGGCGTCCGGACGGAGTCGCGGCGTGCTTAG
- a CDS encoding (2Fe-2S)-binding protein yields MPQHTFILNGKAVTAEVEDDVRLLWVLRDVLGVTGPKYGCGVGVCQACTSHLNGRAFTPCAVPVKDLTPDDEVTTIEGLPATVGRDLHPMQEAWLDIDVAQCGYCQPGQIMTAVAAVRRAHEAGREVDEADLDQIRNICRCGTYNRIREAIKEGARRMV; encoded by the coding sequence GTGCCCCAGCACACCTTCATCCTCAACGGCAAGGCCGTCACCGCCGAGGTCGAGGACGACGTCCGCCTGCTCTGGGTGCTCCGGGACGTCCTCGGCGTCACCGGACCCAAGTACGGCTGCGGCGTCGGCGTCTGCCAGGCGTGTACGAGCCACCTCAACGGCCGCGCCTTCACACCCTGCGCCGTACCGGTGAAGGACCTCACGCCCGATGACGAGGTCACCACCATCGAGGGCCTGCCCGCGACCGTCGGCAGGGACCTCCACCCGATGCAGGAGGCCTGGCTCGACATCGACGTGGCCCAGTGCGGCTACTGCCAGCCCGGCCAGATCATGACCGCCGTGGCGGCCGTGCGCCGCGCCCACGAGGCCGGACGCGAGGTCGACGAGGCCGATCTCGACCAGATCCGCAACATCTGCCGCTGCGGAACCTATAACCGTATCCGAGAGGCCATCAAGGAGGGCGCCCGCCGCATGGTCTGA
- a CDS encoding response regulator transcription factor has protein sequence MTDGSHGSHGDPGGPGSDGDPGGPGGGAGRDIRVLIADDQVMVRQGFTVLLNAEPGIQVVGQAVDGADAVAKAAELAPDVVLMDIRMPGTGGLEATRILTAPADATVKVLVLTTFDLDEYVYEALRAGASGFLLKDASAEELAQAVRVVARGDALLAPNVTKRLIAEFSRLSPTPRSPLMDRVGALTERETEVLTLIAQGLSNAEIAGRLVVAEQTVKTYVSRILTKLSLRDRTQAAVHAYETGLVRPGGF, from the coding sequence ATGACCGACGGCAGTCACGGCAGTCACGGCGATCCGGGCGGCCCCGGCAGTGACGGCGATCCCGGCGGCCCCGGCGGCGGGGCCGGCCGCGACATCCGGGTGCTCATCGCCGACGACCAGGTGATGGTCAGGCAGGGCTTCACCGTCCTGCTGAACGCGGAGCCCGGCATCCAGGTCGTCGGTCAGGCCGTCGACGGCGCCGACGCCGTCGCCAAGGCCGCCGAACTCGCTCCCGACGTCGTCCTGATGGACATCCGGATGCCCGGCACCGGCGGCCTCGAAGCCACCCGCATCCTCACCGCGCCCGCCGACGCCACCGTCAAGGTCCTCGTCCTCACCACCTTCGACCTGGACGAGTACGTGTACGAGGCGCTGCGCGCCGGCGCCTCCGGCTTCCTCCTGAAGGACGCCTCCGCCGAGGAACTCGCCCAGGCGGTACGGGTCGTGGCGCGCGGCGACGCGCTGCTCGCCCCCAACGTGACCAAGCGGCTCATCGCCGAGTTCTCCCGGCTCAGCCCCACGCCCCGCTCCCCGCTCATGGACCGGGTCGGCGCCCTGACGGAGCGGGAGACGGAGGTGCTGACGCTCATCGCGCAGGGCCTGTCCAACGCCGAGATCGCCGGACGGCTCGTGGTCGCCGAGCAGACCGTGAAGACGTACGTGAGTCGGATCCTCACCAAGCTGTCGCTGCGCGACCGCACCCAGGCCGCCGTCCACGCCTACGAGACGGGCCTGGTCCGTCCCGGCGGGTTCTGA
- a CDS encoding alpha/beta hydrolase, with the protein MAPLPRGPRRAPSPGRLRRTLLAALVTAAVAVPVAGAARPVDVPAPAPAPVAPLVSATSAELAARYTAARTAVRAAERSADAYGARKRAASLHAMAAPGRQFLSFDGRDGGRAAEVVGDLAAADRIAVLVPGADTDLDRYGRFRAGAVALHDALPGRPGARAAVVAWLGYRTPATGSTASLTPGRADQAAPALRAFVDELRRAKPGARITLLCHSYGSAVCGRAAAGLPADALVLYGSPGTGSDTVADLHTRAAVWAGRGAADWIGDVPHVRLPLLPGSELGFGEDPLAAGFGARTFDAGDGGHSDYLVPGSVPLENIARIVDGREPHHA; encoded by the coding sequence ATGGCGCCCCTCCCGCGCGGCCCCCGCCGCGCACCCTCTCCCGGACGACTGCGCCGCACCCTCCTCGCCGCGCTCGTCACCGCCGCCGTCGCGGTGCCGGTCGCCGGGGCCGCCCGGCCCGTGGACGTGCCCGCGCCCGCTCCGGCCCCCGTCGCACCGCTCGTCTCGGCGACCTCCGCGGAGCTCGCCGCGCGGTACACCGCCGCGCGGACCGCGGTACGGGCGGCCGAGCGGAGCGCCGACGCCTACGGGGCGCGCAAGCGAGCGGCCTCGCTGCACGCCATGGCCGCACCAGGGCGCCAGTTCCTCTCCTTCGACGGACGCGACGGCGGCCGCGCCGCCGAGGTCGTCGGCGACCTCGCCGCGGCCGACCGGATCGCGGTGCTCGTCCCCGGAGCCGACACCGACCTCGACCGCTACGGCCGCTTCCGCGCCGGCGCCGTCGCCCTGCACGACGCGCTCCCCGGTCGCCCCGGCGCCCGCGCCGCCGTCGTCGCCTGGCTCGGCTACCGCACCCCCGCCACCGGCAGCACCGCCTCCCTCACCCCCGGCCGCGCCGACCAGGCGGCACCCGCGCTCCGCGCCTTCGTCGACGAGCTGCGCCGAGCGAAGCCCGGCGCCCGCATCACCCTGCTGTGCCACTCGTACGGCTCCGCGGTCTGCGGCCGCGCGGCCGCCGGCCTCCCGGCCGACGCCCTCGTCCTCTACGGCAGCCCCGGCACCGGCTCCGACACCGTCGCCGACCTGCACACCCGGGCCGCCGTCTGGGCCGGGCGCGGCGCCGCCGACTGGATCGGCGACGTCCCGCACGTCCGGCTCCCGCTGCTGCCCGGCTCGGAACTCGGCTTCGGCGAGGACCCCTTGGCCGCCGGCTTCGGCGCCCGCACCTTCGACGCGGGCGACGGCGGCCACAGCGACTACCTCGTCCCCGGCTCCGTACCGCTGGAGAACATCGCGAGGATCGTCGACGGACGGGAGCCCCACCATGCCTGA
- a CDS encoding dihydrofolate reductase family protein, producing the protein MPGKIVLFAGVSLDGYTEGPDHDIAWHRVDEELHLHFNEQLATMGRFLSGRRTHQLMADFWPTADADPAASPAVREFAGIWRTMPKTVYSTTLDHADWNTTVVPRVDPAEVRALAAAADGDLTLSGADLVASFRAHDLIDAYQIYVHPVVIGRGTPLLAPTDATADLRLDATRTFPNGVVMLRYERAAGTAGE; encoded by the coding sequence ATGCCGGGAAAGATCGTTCTGTTCGCGGGCGTGTCCCTGGACGGCTACACCGAGGGACCGGACCACGACATCGCGTGGCACCGCGTCGACGAGGAGCTGCATCTCCACTTCAACGAGCAACTCGCCACCATGGGCCGGTTCCTCAGCGGCCGCCGCACCCACCAGCTGATGGCCGACTTCTGGCCCACGGCCGACGCCGACCCGGCGGCCTCCCCCGCGGTGAGGGAGTTCGCCGGGATCTGGCGCACGATGCCGAAGACCGTCTACTCCACCACCCTGGACCACGCCGACTGGAACACCACGGTGGTCCCGCGCGTCGACCCGGCCGAGGTCCGCGCGCTCGCCGCCGCGGCCGACGGCGACCTCACCCTCAGCGGCGCAGACCTGGTCGCCTCCTTCCGCGCGCACGACCTGATCGACGCCTACCAGATCTACGTCCACCCCGTCGTGATCGGACGCGGCACCCCGCTCCTCGCGCCGACGGACGCCACCGCCGACCTCCGCCTCGACGCCACCCGCACCTTCCCCAACGGCGTGGTGATGCTGCGGTACGAGAGGGCGGCCGGGACGGCGGGGGAGTGA
- a CDS encoding VWA domain-containing protein: MITRKRLATGACGALLAALAVGLLPTSAAADDGPAATDSPKESPKVELVLDVSGSMRQRDIDGQSRMSAAKQAFNEVLDAVPEEVRLGIRTLGADYPGQDRKRGCKDTRQLYPVGPLDRTEAKTAVATLAPTGWTPIGPALLGAAEDLKGGEATKRIVLITDGEDTCAPLDPCVVARDIAAKGIHLVIDTLGLVPDAKTRRQLMCIAEATGGTYTSVHRTEELSGRVRQLVDRAADPVVTPVAATGAERCADAPTLKPGLYTDRQTFGRHRWYRVDVLPGQELRASVSISADRAVNNDYGVLLRAVTVHGREIVRGAEAGDGRTDVVSTGLRYPKAELDEGFGDGDAKPAAEVVCLQVSNSFSAPPSVKTTPGMPVELAIDVVDGPGSASDVASFGLGRGWWLLGALALAGFLGGLLWGWLSRWRLAVWRTH; the protein is encoded by the coding sequence ATGATCACGAGAAAACGGCTGGCGACCGGGGCCTGCGGCGCGCTGCTCGCCGCCCTGGCCGTCGGGCTCCTCCCGACGAGTGCCGCCGCCGACGACGGCCCGGCGGCGACGGACTCCCCCAAGGAATCCCCCAAGGTCGAGCTGGTGCTCGACGTCAGCGGCTCGATGCGGCAGCGCGACATCGACGGACAGTCCCGCATGAGCGCCGCGAAGCAGGCCTTCAACGAGGTCCTGGACGCGGTCCCCGAGGAGGTGCGGCTCGGCATACGCACCCTCGGCGCCGACTACCCGGGCCAGGACCGCAAGCGCGGCTGCAAGGACACCCGCCAGCTCTACCCGGTCGGCCCGCTGGACCGCACCGAGGCCAAGACCGCGGTCGCCACCCTCGCCCCCACCGGGTGGACGCCCATCGGTCCGGCGCTGCTCGGCGCCGCCGAGGACCTCAAGGGCGGCGAGGCCACCAAGCGGATCGTGCTCATCACCGACGGCGAGGACACCTGCGCCCCGCTCGACCCGTGCGTGGTCGCCAGGGACATCGCCGCCAAGGGCATCCACCTGGTCATCGACACCCTGGGTCTGGTCCCCGACGCCAAGACCCGCCGCCAGCTGATGTGCATCGCCGAGGCAACCGGCGGCACCTACACCTCCGTGCACCGCACCGAGGAGCTCTCCGGACGCGTACGGCAGCTGGTCGACCGCGCGGCCGACCCGGTCGTCACCCCGGTGGCCGCCACGGGCGCCGAGCGGTGCGCCGACGCCCCGACGCTCAAGCCGGGCCTGTACACCGACCGGCAGACCTTCGGCCGGCACCGCTGGTACCGCGTCGACGTCCTTCCCGGCCAGGAGCTGCGCGCCTCGGTGAGCATCTCGGCCGACCGGGCCGTCAACAACGACTACGGCGTGCTGCTGCGGGCCGTCACCGTGCACGGGCGGGAGATCGTCCGCGGTGCCGAGGCGGGCGACGGGCGCACCGACGTCGTCTCGACCGGTCTGCGCTACCCGAAGGCCGAACTCGACGAGGGCTTCGGCGACGGCGACGCGAAGCCGGCCGCCGAGGTCGTCTGCCTCCAGGTCAGCAACTCGTTCTCCGCTCCCCCGTCGGTCAAGACCACCCCGGGCATGCCGGTCGAGCTCGCCATCGACGTCGTCGACGGCCCCGGCTCGGCCTCCGACGTGGCCTCGTTCGGCCTCGGCCGCGGCTGGTGGCTGCTCGGCGCGCTCGCGCTCGCCGGGTTCCTCGGCGGCCTGCTCTGGGGCTGGCTGTCCCGTTGGCGCCTCGCGGTCTGGAGGACCCACTGA
- a CDS encoding sensor histidine kinase — MKDTTRWEGALRAAPGILRADLWTTRRDPLPRNRWLNWLPHAHLVLLTVLLGIWNLNLDAQSMDPLPGGVTLLVVAQAAAPILALTRPAAGWWLSTAGLFVSMNVTSSLFGAGWPWNAAAITLHTLVLLLLALRVRPVAAAAALGVSLLTGVGALAPGGVPHLPTLLPGAVAFATATVVGASLRATRVSRTRLVEQEELTAEERARRALLEERGRIARELHDVVAHHMSVISIQAQVAPHLVEDPSPELRENLAGIRQNAVDALTELRRVLGVLRGDGAAGDAAAGVRHAPQPTLDRLGELLANVRATGLHVTSETVGEPRPLSPGTELSAYRIVQEALSNAMRHAPGARAAVATHYHADGLTVRITNTAATRAAGPVPSGGGREPGHGLLGMRERTAMLGGELAAGPTPDGGWDVTATLPAPLLDPPRTTAKDGS; from the coding sequence GTGAAGGACACGACACGCTGGGAGGGCGCGCTGCGCGCCGCGCCGGGCATCCTGCGCGCGGACCTGTGGACCACGCGCCGCGATCCGCTGCCGCGCAACCGCTGGCTCAACTGGCTCCCGCACGCCCATCTCGTCCTGCTCACCGTCCTGTTGGGCATCTGGAACCTGAACCTCGACGCCCAGAGCATGGACCCCCTCCCCGGTGGCGTCACGCTCCTCGTCGTCGCCCAGGCGGCCGCCCCGATCCTGGCCCTCACCCGGCCCGCCGCCGGCTGGTGGCTCTCCACGGCCGGGCTCTTCGTGTCGATGAACGTCACCTCCTCCCTCTTCGGCGCCGGATGGCCCTGGAACGCCGCCGCCATCACCCTGCACACCCTCGTCCTCCTGCTCCTCGCCCTGCGCGTCCGCCCCGTCGCCGCCGCGGCGGCCCTCGGCGTCAGCCTGCTCACCGGAGTCGGGGCGCTCGCCCCCGGCGGCGTCCCGCACCTGCCGACCCTCCTGCCGGGCGCCGTCGCCTTCGCCACCGCGACCGTCGTCGGCGCATCGCTGCGCGCGACCCGCGTCTCGCGCACCCGGCTCGTGGAGCAGGAGGAACTGACCGCGGAGGAACGCGCCCGGCGCGCCCTGCTCGAAGAGCGCGGCCGGATCGCCCGCGAGCTCCACGACGTCGTCGCCCACCACATGTCCGTCATCTCCATCCAGGCCCAGGTCGCCCCCCACCTGGTCGAGGACCCGTCCCCGGAGCTGCGCGAGAACCTGGCCGGCATCCGGCAGAACGCCGTCGACGCCCTGACCGAACTGCGCCGTGTCCTCGGCGTCCTGCGCGGTGACGGGGCGGCGGGCGACGCCGCGGCGGGCGTACGGCACGCCCCGCAGCCCACGCTGGACCGGCTCGGCGAGCTCCTCGCCAACGTCCGTGCGACCGGCCTGCACGTCACCTCCGAGACCGTCGGCGAACCGCGGCCGCTCTCCCCGGGCACCGAACTCTCCGCGTACCGCATCGTCCAGGAGGCCCTGAGCAACGCCATGCGGCACGCGCCCGGCGCCCGGGCCGCCGTGGCCACGCACTACCACGCCGACGGGCTGACGGTACGGATCACCAACACGGCCGCCACCCGCGCGGCCGGCCCCGTACCCTCGGGCGGGGGCAGGGAGCCCGGGCACGGACTGCTCGGCATGCGGGAACGCACCGCCATGCTGGGCGGCGAACTCGCGGCCGGACCCACCCCCGACGGCGGCTGGGACGTCACCGCCACCCTGCCCGCCCCTCTCCTCGACCCACCCCGCACGACGGCGAAGGACGGTTCATGA
- a CDS encoding flavodoxin family protein: MASTAYRYDDLRALFINCTLKRSPEVSNTEGLIARSREVMTGQGVTTSLVRAVDHDIATGVWPDMTEHGWESDAWPALYEQVMAADILVLCGPIWLGDNSSVMKRVIERLYGCSGLLNSEGQYAYYGRVGGCLVTGNEDGVKHCAMNVLYSLQHLGYSVPPQADAGWIGEAGPGPSYLDPGSGGPDNDFTNRNTSFMAWNLMHLAALLKRSGGIPAHGNQRSVWDAGCRPDFANPEHR, translated from the coding sequence ATGGCCTCGACCGCGTACCGTTACGACGATCTCCGTGCGCTCTTCATCAACTGCACGCTCAAGCGCTCCCCCGAAGTGAGCAACACCGAGGGGCTGATCGCGCGCAGCCGGGAGGTGATGACGGGGCAGGGGGTGACGACCTCGCTCGTCCGGGCGGTCGATCACGACATCGCCACCGGGGTGTGGCCGGACATGACCGAGCACGGGTGGGAGTCGGACGCCTGGCCCGCCCTGTACGAGCAGGTGATGGCGGCCGACATCCTGGTGCTGTGCGGGCCGATCTGGCTGGGTGACAACAGCTCCGTGATGAAGCGGGTGATCGAGCGGCTCTACGGCTGCTCCGGTCTCCTCAACAGCGAGGGCCAGTACGCGTACTACGGGCGGGTCGGTGGCTGTCTCGTCACCGGCAACGAGGACGGCGTGAAGCACTGTGCCATGAACGTGCTCTACAGCCTCCAGCACCTCGGCTACTCCGTGCCGCCGCAGGCCGACGCGGGGTGGATCGGGGAGGCCGGGCCGGGACCGTCGTACCTGGACCCGGGCTCGGGCGGGCCGGACAACGACTTCACCAACCGCAACACGTCCTTCATGGCGTGGAACCTCATGCACCTGGCCGCCCTGCTCAAGCGGTCCGGCGGCATCCCGGCGCACGGCAACCAGCGCTCCGTGTGGGACGCGGGCTGCCGGCCGGACTTCGCCAATCCCGAGCACCGTTGA